Proteins co-encoded in one Dyadobacter sp. CECT 9275 genomic window:
- a CDS encoding tetratricopeptide repeat protein, whose protein sequence is MKISGIILCLIFFIGITKAFAQKDDDETILNFWNDKILKEPGDAKNYNHRSLSYLTKKDYKRAMADLNISIRLDNKFITAYVWRGLCHKELGEYTLSLQDLTHAIQNKSKLYEEDNEMVYNAYLFRTQLYAHKLDKYDLGIIDCNAMIKIKPTDPTAYKYRGICYYRKNEFHLSVRDFETSLRYEPTDADAMSWLRKAVSSRPLGATAGPYTIEEIEKLVCMDHTQRMAYFEANGFIDDNLDGERYVGGGEEYLIHVDHDNKNAQFLTIETKNQRRINGIARSLFNSGYRADVIEEGVQWYVNSDKKTEVGIGKHKPDDILEYISGDIFVNFDDIENLKRKRRLATVNSKK, encoded by the coding sequence ATGAAAATCAGTGGAATTATTTTATGTCTGATCTTTTTTATTGGAATCACGAAAGCTTTTGCTCAGAAAGACGACGACGAAACCATATTAAATTTCTGGAACGATAAGATCCTAAAAGAGCCTGGTGATGCAAAAAATTACAATCATCGGAGTCTGTCCTATTTGACTAAAAAGGACTACAAAAGGGCTATGGCTGATCTAAATATTTCCATCAGGTTGGATAACAAATTTATCACGGCTTATGTGTGGAGGGGTTTATGTCATAAAGAGTTGGGTGAATATACCTTATCATTACAAGATTTGACCCATGCTATTCAAAATAAAAGTAAACTCTATGAAGAGGACAACGAGATGGTTTATAACGCTTACTTATTCAGAACTCAACTCTATGCGCATAAACTAGATAAATATGACTTGGGTATCATTGATTGTAATGCCATGATAAAAATAAAACCTACGGATCCGACTGCTTACAAATACCGGGGGATTTGTTATTATCGTAAGAACGAATTCCATTTGTCCGTTAGGGATTTTGAAACAAGTTTACGATATGAGCCAACTGATGCAGATGCGATGTCATGGTTAAGGAAAGCGGTGAGCAGTCGCCCGTTGGGAGCTACCGCAGGCCCATACACCATTGAAGAGATAGAAAAACTAGTCTGTATGGACCACACGCAGCGTATGGCCTATTTTGAAGCAAATGGTTTTATAGATGATAATCTGGATGGCGAGAGATATGTAGGAGGAGGGGAGGAGTACCTCATTCATGTCGATCATGATAATAAAAATGCGCAATTCTTAACTATCGAAACGAAAAATCAAAGGCGAATAAATGGCATAGCCAGATCATTGTTTAATTCCGGTTACCGGGCTGACGTCATAGAAGAAGGAGTTCAGTGGTACGTCAATTCAGATAAAAAAACCGAGGTAGGAATCGGAAAACACAAGCCTGATGATATTTTGGAATACATCTCTGGGGATATCTTTGTTAATTTTGATGACATTGAAAATTTGAAAAGGAAAAGACGTTTAGCAACAGTAAATTCAAAAAAATAG
- a CDS encoding efflux RND transporter periplasmic adaptor subunit, whose translation MKAKSTTLFTAILLMCLCACSGQEETHPVRKTLQQAVFASGHLEQEDEYVIAATAEGTILEMNMREGDNLTAGQILVRIKSDVANNQLQEAKIVYNDARQNAAPSAPQLSELRAQLGVARAQLDQDQLNYERYAALRSKNSASQLEYEKAALQYKTSKGNLLALEKNYGQVQDALRLNAEKSLQQVKTQQAVLSDYVIGTDKPGVVLDVLKKKGELVRKGEVIARIGSGSYIIKLFVAEDDIAGVHVGQKAVVQMNNFPDTTFTAVITRILPAFDQTAQSYSVEAGFVSTPPLLLSGTQLQANIIQEAARPVLVIPSSALVRGQFVQLRDGTERAVRTGQKAGSWVEVKAGLTEKDIILLPKDQNKKQGTELPGS comes from the coding sequence ATGAAAGCAAAAAGCACGACATTATTTACTGCGATACTTCTGATGTGTCTCTGCGCATGCAGCGGGCAGGAGGAAACCCATCCAGTCCGGAAAACCCTGCAGCAGGCTGTTTTTGCCAGTGGTCACCTGGAACAGGAAGATGAATACGTAATTGCCGCTACGGCAGAAGGTACGATCCTGGAAATGAACATGCGCGAGGGAGATAACCTGACTGCCGGGCAAATCCTGGTCAGGATCAAAAGTGATGTAGCCAATAACCAATTGCAGGAGGCAAAGATCGTTTACAACGATGCCAGGCAAAATGCCGCACCCAGCGCACCACAGCTGTCGGAGCTACGCGCCCAGCTCGGCGTTGCAAGGGCCCAGCTCGACCAGGATCAGCTCAATTATGAGCGATATGCAGCGCTGCGTAGCAAAAATTCGGCATCGCAGCTGGAATACGAAAAGGCTGCCTTACAATATAAAACCTCAAAGGGCAACCTGCTGGCGTTGGAGAAGAATTATGGCCAGGTACAGGATGCACTGCGCCTGAATGCCGAAAAAAGTCTGCAGCAGGTGAAAACCCAGCAGGCGGTGCTGAGCGACTACGTCATCGGCACGGATAAACCGGGTGTGGTATTGGATGTACTCAAAAAGAAAGGGGAACTGGTGCGGAAAGGGGAGGTGATTGCCCGGATCGGTAGTGGCAGTTACATCATAAAACTCTTTGTTGCCGAGGACGATATTGCCGGGGTGCACGTGGGACAAAAAGCAGTAGTGCAAATGAATAACTTTCCTGACACTACTTTCACGGCGGTCATCACCAGGATATTACCCGCTTTCGACCAGACGGCACAGTCTTATTCGGTGGAAGCGGGGTTTGTAAGTACGCCGCCACTGCTGCTGTCGGGCACCCAGCTGCAGGCCAATATCATCCAGGAAGCTGCCAGGCCGGTGCTGGTGATCCCGTCGTCGGCCCTGGTAAGAGGCCAGTTTGTACAACTGCGGGACGGTACCGAGCGGGCGGTCAGGACGGGTCAGAAGGCGGGCAGTTGGGTGGAAGTCAAAGCAGGCCTCACCGAAAAGGATATCATACTTTTACCCAAAGACCAAAACAAAAAGCAGGGTACTGAATTACCCGGCAGCTGA
- a CDS encoding acyloxyacyl hydrolase: MKTIKVTVFLILAIGAVAGPAWAQYPLGDRWYENPLGLKPLSLHTSMGFVLPALVTGVALVLTKRDSTLQQKFSLYTETGVTFGYKYPHTKVAQSNTGLNFMLRRWLSVGTELSATCPFDDYNRTIGFAIRPFARLYAVNKPAWQLWFESGGGLVYFTDPFPQPNSRDNRTGTSLNGTTKYGIGASVRLGPRAKLLFGARHLHISNGDTKGADRNPSHDSNGLFAGLSWIL, from the coding sequence ATGAAAACGATAAAGGTAACCGTGTTTTTAATACTTGCCATCGGCGCGGTAGCAGGCCCGGCCTGGGCACAGTATCCTTTGGGAGACAGGTGGTACGAGAACCCGCTTGGACTTAAACCACTGAGCCTGCACACCAGTATGGGCTTTGTACTACCCGCTTTGGTTACTGGTGTCGCTTTGGTACTGACAAAAAGAGACAGCACCTTACAGCAAAAATTTAGCCTCTACACCGAAACCGGCGTTACATTCGGCTATAAATACCCGCATACGAAGGTGGCACAAAGCAACACCGGCCTTAATTTCATGCTGCGCAGGTGGCTTTCGGTGGGTACGGAGCTGAGCGCCACCTGCCCTTTCGATGACTACAACCGTACAATTGGCTTCGCTATCCGGCCTTTTGCCAGGTTGTATGCCGTTAACAAACCTGCATGGCAACTATGGTTTGAATCGGGCGGCGGGCTTGTGTATTTCACCGATCCGTTCCCTCAGCCCAACAGCAGGGATAACCGGACCGGCACATCACTGAACGGCACCACCAAATACGGTATCGGCGCTTCCGTAAGGCTGGGCCCGCGCGCAAAGCTCTTGTTCGGAGCGCGGCATCTGCATATTTCCAATGGTGATACAAAAGGCGCAGACAGAAACCCTTCGCACGACAGCAATGGCTTGTTTGCAGGATTAAGCTGGATTTTATAA
- a CDS encoding ABC transporter ATP-binding protein — MNAALSARGISKYFHEPETFQVLKEVGFDVAKGEFVAIVGKSGSGKSTLLYLLSTMDTDYQGSITINGTIVTGLSQNQLSRFRNEHIGFVFQFHYLLPEFSVLDNVMLPALKLGKKSKEQIEAKAMELLAMLDIKGHESKKASKISGGQQQRVAIARALINEPAIIMGDEPTGNLDSKNTKVVFDIFRELARERGQTIIAVTHDDEFAANCDRIIEMVDGKIMP, encoded by the coding sequence ATGAACGCAGCACTTTCCGCAAGGGGCATCAGCAAATATTTTCACGAACCGGAAACTTTCCAGGTTTTGAAGGAAGTGGGTTTTGACGTGGCAAAAGGGGAGTTTGTCGCGATCGTTGGCAAGTCTGGCTCCGGCAAATCAACACTCTTGTACCTGCTCTCTACCATGGATACCGATTACCAGGGAAGCATCACGATCAATGGTACCATCGTTACAGGACTTAGTCAAAACCAGTTGTCCCGGTTCCGCAACGAACACATTGGTTTTGTGTTTCAGTTTCATTATCTGCTGCCCGAGTTCTCGGTGTTGGACAACGTGATGCTGCCTGCGCTCAAACTGGGCAAAAAGTCGAAAGAGCAGATTGAAGCAAAGGCGATGGAACTGCTGGCGATGCTGGATATTAAAGGGCATGAAAGCAAAAAGGCCTCAAAAATATCTGGCGGGCAACAGCAGCGGGTGGCCATTGCCAGAGCGCTCATCAATGAGCCGGCCATCATCATGGGAGACGAACCTACTGGCAATCTGGATTCGAAGAATACCAAAGTAGTATTCGATATCTTCCGTGAGTTGGCCAGGGAAAGGGGCCAAACGATCATTGCCGTTACCCACGATGACGAATTCGCCGCTAACTGCGACCGGATTATTGAGATGGTGGATGGAAAAATAATGCCATGA
- a CDS encoding TolC family protein: MMNIKPILTLFLIFSCYYHSRAQIRFGSLEEVFSYADQNAVSIQNARDQQRVAASKNAAAKGALLPAVNASAGFNDNITLQPTLVPANLFNPAAPAGTFNEYTFGRQYLYSTGIQVSWEVLNFQKWFDVKTSRAAQKLSEANTRNARFQVYNQLAQTYYSILLTEKYISIARDNVAASDSIFRIAKDKYEAGIFTQENLNRSKIQHIQAMQQESSLTSSLAQLYNQLQSQLNTSEPVSLLGGLSAPQPFGGVEAGENLTHPQVQVQQAQLQLNERQLVQSKAVLYPSLSIGYQFNRNWASDKMFDLSAASNLPQQFWGVKLSIPVFNGMSAREKITQAQIQLHQQQRLLDNEVRVTREEDENLEIQYFQSLADLKQQEDILRLQRSSDAYTSDRYKSGIIGLDERLDKFQDLLLVQNQYMQNLSNHCISGYRRYLRTKL, encoded by the coding sequence ATGATGAATATAAAACCCATACTTACACTATTTCTGATTTTTTCGTGCTATTACCACAGCCGGGCTCAGATCAGGTTTGGCTCACTGGAAGAGGTGTTCAGCTATGCGGATCAAAATGCGGTGAGTATACAAAACGCGAGGGATCAGCAGCGGGTGGCGGCCTCCAAAAACGCGGCTGCCAAAGGGGCCTTGCTTCCGGCTGTGAATGCTTCGGCCGGGTTTAATGACAACATTACCCTGCAACCTACACTGGTTCCGGCAAATCTGTTCAACCCGGCGGCACCTGCGGGCACTTTCAATGAGTATACCTTTGGCAGGCAATATCTGTACAGCACGGGCATACAGGTTAGCTGGGAGGTGCTCAATTTCCAGAAATGGTTTGATGTAAAAACCTCCCGGGCTGCACAAAAACTGAGTGAGGCTAATACCCGCAACGCACGGTTTCAGGTATATAACCAACTTGCCCAAACCTATTATTCCATTCTGTTAACCGAGAAGTACATAAGCATTGCCAGGGACAATGTTGCTGCATCGGACAGCATTTTTCGTATTGCAAAGGACAAGTATGAGGCCGGGATATTTACCCAAGAAAACCTGAACCGTAGTAAAATTCAGCATATTCAGGCCATGCAGCAGGAAAGCAGCCTTACGTCGTCCCTGGCTCAGCTCTACAACCAGTTACAGTCTCAACTGAACACCTCTGAGCCTGTCAGCCTTTTAGGCGGGCTATCTGCGCCGCAGCCTTTTGGCGGAGTAGAAGCAGGCGAAAACCTCACGCATCCCCAGGTACAGGTTCAGCAGGCGCAGCTGCAACTGAACGAGCGCCAGCTGGTCCAAAGCAAGGCGGTTTTATATCCCAGTCTCTCCATCGGCTATCAGTTCAACCGCAACTGGGCAAGCGATAAAATGTTTGACCTCTCGGCCGCCAGCAACCTGCCTCAGCAGTTCTGGGGTGTCAAGCTCAGTATCCCTGTTTTCAATGGTATGTCGGCCAGGGAAAAAATCACGCAGGCGCAAATACAGCTCCATCAGCAGCAAAGGCTATTGGATAACGAGGTTCGTGTAACCCGGGAGGAGGATGAAAACCTTGAAATTCAATACTTTCAGAGTCTGGCAGACTTAAAACAGCAGGAAGATATCCTGCGTCTTCAAAGAAGCAGTGATGCGTATACTAGTGATCGGTACAAAAGCGGCATCATTGGCCTGGACGAACGCCTCGATAAATTCCAGGACCTGCTGCTTGTCCAAAATCAGTACATGCAAAACCTCAGTAACCATTGCATCAGCGGATACAGGCGTTACCTGCGGACAAAACTTTAA
- a CDS encoding ABC transporter permease, giving the protein MANVNTKISWVHLTSKIRQLVVAVLSVTFGISMYIFMNSFMNGVNGAQTDITFTTMAHIRVYNEVGGDPTILIPLNNSGDTLRSVSNARHISYTEGIRNADEVVRVLERNEQIVAITRQVNQNVFFRNGVTKVSGTLSGIDVVNEVRMFNTAQYMTEGNLTELEKRSDAVVLGTGLADKLSASIGDNITLTTSDGVTKILKVIGLIQTGTGSVDKSRALISISTARQLLSKNKSYATEVLANIRDYNDAKVVADAIRPDIEYKTEAWQEGNAQLESANTLRDIIAIAVSLTILIVAGFGIYNIMNMTVSEKMREIAILKAMGFDGKDIIQIFLVQSVIIGLMGGFIGLLFGFIIASIVDRIPFKIASFDTLPISYLPVDYILAMVFGLIVTFVAGYLPARKASTVDPVEILRG; this is encoded by the coding sequence ATGGCAAACGTAAATACCAAAATATCCTGGGTACACCTGACCTCCAAAATACGACAGCTCGTGGTAGCGGTGCTGAGCGTCACCTTTGGCATTTCGATGTACATTTTCATGAACAGCTTTATGAATGGAGTGAACGGAGCGCAGACGGATATCACTTTCACGACCATGGCGCATATCAGGGTGTACAACGAAGTAGGAGGGGACCCTACGATACTCATTCCGTTGAACAACAGTGGCGATACGCTGCGCAGCGTGAGCAACGCCAGGCATATCAGCTATACTGAGGGGATCAGGAACGCGGACGAGGTTGTTCGGGTGCTTGAAAGGAACGAGCAGATAGTGGCCATTACCCGGCAGGTGAACCAGAACGTCTTTTTTCGGAACGGGGTCACCAAAGTGAGCGGCACGTTGTCGGGGATCGATGTTGTCAACGAGGTCAGGATGTTCAATACCGCCCAATACATGACCGAAGGAAATCTGACGGAGCTGGAAAAGCGGTCGGATGCGGTTGTGCTGGGGACGGGCCTGGCCGACAAGCTCAGTGCATCCATAGGGGATAACATTACATTGACCACGTCCGACGGCGTTACAAAAATCTTGAAAGTCATAGGGCTGATACAAACTGGTACTGGCAGCGTCGACAAGAGCCGGGCGCTGATTTCGATCAGCACCGCAAGGCAGTTGCTCTCTAAAAACAAAAGTTATGCAACGGAAGTACTAGCCAATATCCGCGATTACAACGATGCCAAAGTAGTTGCCGATGCCATTCGTCCTGATATCGAATATAAAACAGAGGCCTGGCAGGAGGGTAACGCGCAACTTGAATCGGCCAATACGCTGAGGGATATCATCGCCATTGCGGTATCGCTCACGATACTGATCGTGGCGGGTTTTGGAATTTATAACATCATGAACATGACAGTTAGTGAGAAAATGCGCGAAATAGCCATCTTGAAAGCAATGGGTTTCGATGGTAAAGACATTATACAAATTTTCTTGGTGCAGTCGGTTATCATCGGTCTGATGGGTGGTTTCATCGGCCTGCTATTTGGGTTTATTATTGCCTCCATCGTCGATCGTATTCCTTTCAAAATCGCGTCTTTTGATACCCTGCCCATTTCATACCTCCCAGTCGATTATATCCTGGCCATGGTCTTCGGGCTGATCGTCACGTTTGTAGCGGGTTATCTGCCAGCCCGTAAGGCATCCACCGTTGACCCGGTGGAAATACTCAGAGGATAA